Proteins co-encoded in one Nicotiana sylvestris chromosome 7, ASM39365v2, whole genome shotgun sequence genomic window:
- the LOC138873660 gene encoding uncharacterized protein — protein MAIDMNIQELLVISDSDLLVHQVQREWAAKNSKILPYLHHIRELRKRFTKVEFWHVPITQNEFADALATLSSMIQHPDKNFIDLVPVRIHNQPAYCAHVEDETDEKPWFHDIKEYLAKGEYPEHANYTQKRTLRRLSNHFFHNGGNLYRRTPDLGLLRCVDAKEASKLLGEIHVGPTTHI, from the coding sequence atggcaatcgacatgaatattcaagagttgctggtaatcagtgattcagatttgcttgtgcaccaggtacaaagaGAATGGGCTGCCAAGAATTCCAAAATACTACCATACTTGCACCATATAcgggaattgagaaagaggttcacgaaggtAGAGTTTTGGCATGTTCCCATaactcagaatgagtttgccgatgcattggccactttatcatcaatgatacaacatccagacaaaaatttcattgatctcgtcccggtgagaatccataatcaaccggcttattgtgctcatgttgaggacgAGACGGAtgaaaaaccttggttccatgacatcaaggaatatttggcgaaaggagaatacccggagcatgcgaactatactcagaaacgcacacttcggaggttgtccaatcacttcttccacaacggagggAACCTATATAGAAGAACCCCTGATTTGGGActgctaaggtgtgtcgatgcaaaagaggcttctaagctacttgggGAGATACATGTGGGACCTACgacccacatatga